The following coding sequences are from one Oncorhynchus nerka isolate Pitt River linkage group LG6, Oner_Uvic_2.0, whole genome shotgun sequence window:
- the LOC115131076 gene encoding proline-rich protein 36-like isoform X1: MVTCGTLVKIWTLAVVIAALGCTGTVDGEKLVSCCKTVSRTEMTDPITGYWIQNYNAPCVRAVIFETEKGLFCSYHKQPWVRRKIQQFEMARLSSTFLSLSFPTSLTSTSTPTTTSLPSSPTSLTSTSTPYQYLLTLLSALSHLHLHPIPLPPYPPLRPLSPPPPPHTSTSLPFSPTSLTSTSTPYHYLLTLLSDLSHLHLHPIPLPPYPPLRPLSPPPPPHTTTSLPSSPTSLTSTSTPYHYLLTLLSDLSHLHLHPIPLPPYPPLRPLSPPPPPHTTTSLPSSPTSLTSTSTPYHYLLTLLSDLSHLHPIPVPPYPPLCPLSPPPPPLPLPPYPHLLPLSPLVLPLFSPPFPASPSFPSVPSSHTLSSLSPLLSPPYLLLSSLYLLSSLFPASSSPSSHTSLLPISSPLSISSPLFSLPPPLLPLTPLSSLSPLLSFPCLLLSSLYLLLSFLSHLSPPYLLSSLFPASSSPPSISSSPSSHTSLLPISSPLFSLPPPLLPLSPPLLPLTPLSSLSPLLSFSCLLLSSLYLFLSFL, from the exons ATGGTGACCTGTGGAACTCTGGTGAAGATCTGGACATTAGCCGTCGTCatagcagcactgggctgtactGGGACAG TAGATGGAGAAAAGCTGGTGTCGTGCTGTAAGACAGTGTCTAGGACAGAGATGACCGATCCCATCACAGGCTACTGGATTCAGAACTATAACGCTCCTTGTGTACGGGCCGTCAT CTTTGAGACGGAGAAGGGTCTGTTCTGTAGTTACCATAAACAACCCTGGGTACGCCGCAAGATTCAGCAGTTTGA AATGGCCCGTCTGAGCTCAacatttctctcgctctcctttccgacctctctcacctccacctccacccctaccactacctccttaccctcctctccgacctctctcacctccacctccaccccataCCAGTACCTCCTTACCCTCCTCTCCGCCCtctctcacctccacctccaccccataCCACTACCTCCTTACCCTCCTCTCcgacctctctcacctccacctccaccccataCCAGTACCTCCTTACCCTTCTCTCcgacctctctcacctccacctccaccccataCCACTACCTCCTTACCCTCCTCTCcgacctctctcacctccacctccaccccataCCACTACCTCCTTACCCTCCTCTCcgacctctctcacctccacctccaccccataCCACTACCTCCTTACCCTCCTCTCcgacctctctcacctccacctccaccccataCCACTACCTCCTTACCCTCCTCTCcgacctctctcacctccacctccaccccataCCACTACCTCCTTACCCTCCTCTCcgacctctctcacctccacctccaccccataCCACTACCTCCTTACCCTCCTCTCcgacctctctcacctccacctccaccccataCCACTACCTCCTTACCCTTCTCTCcgacctctctcacctccaccCCATACCAGTACCTCCTTaccctcctctctgccctctctcacctccacctccacccctaccactACCTCCTtacccccatctcctccctctctcacctcttgtcctccctctgttttctcctcctTTCCCTGCTTCCCCCTCTTTTCCATCCGTACCttcctctcacactctctcctccctatctcctctcctctctcctccctatctcctcctctcctccctctatctcctctcctctcttttccctgcctcctcctctccttcctctcacacctctctcctccctatctcctctcctctctctatctcctctcctctcttttccctgcctcctcctctccttcctctcacacctctctcctccctatctcctctcctctcttttccctgcctcctcctctcctccctctatctcctcctctccttcctctcacacctctctcctccctatctcctctcctctcttttccctgcctcctcctctcctccctctatctcctcctctccttcctctcacacctctctcctccctatctcctctcctctcttttccctgcctcctcctctcctccctctatctcctcctctccttcctctcacacctctctcctccctatctcctctcctctctttttcctgcctcctcctctcctccctctatctcttcctctccttcctctaa
- the LOC135572166 gene encoding uncharacterized protein LOC135572166, giving the protein MTDPITGYWIQNYNAPCVRAVIFETEKGLFCSYHKQPWVRRKIQQFEMARLSSTFLSLSFPTSLTSTPTTTSLPSSPPSINSSPPSLTSTSTSLTSSPSSSPPSLTSTPTFLSSSPLSVFSSLFPLSSSSPSVPSSPPSLSSSPSYLLSSLFPASSSPPSISSSPPSFSSPRHRESTKNASTQQSTSNQ; this is encoded by the exons ATGACCGATCCCATCACAGGCTACTGGATTCAGAACTATAACGCTCCTTGTGTACGGGCCGTCAT CTTTGAGACGGAGAAGGGTCTGTTCTGTAGTTACCATAAACAACCCTGGGTACGCCGCAAGATTCAGCAGTTTGA AATGGCCCGTCTGAGCTCAACATTTCTCTCGCTTTCCTTTCcgacctctctcacctccacccctaccactacctccttaccctcctctccaccctccatcaactcctctcctccctctctcacttccaCCAGTACCTCcttaacctcctctccctcctcctctcctccctctctcacctccacccctaccttcttatcctcctctcctctttctgttttctcctctcttttccctctttcctcctcttctccatccgtaccttcctctcctccctctctttcctcctctccttcctatctcctctcctctcttttccctgcctcctcctctcctccctctatctcttcctctcctccctctttctcctccccccgTCATCGGGAATCGACCAAGAATGCCTCAACTCAGCAGTCAACATCCAACCAATAG
- the LOC115131076 gene encoding proline-rich protein 36-like isoform X2 translates to MVTCGTLVKIWTLAVVIAALGCTGTDGEKLVSCCKTVSRTEMTDPITGYWIQNYNAPCVRAVIFETEKGLFCSYHKQPWVRRKIQQFEMARLSSTFLSLSFPTSLTSTSTPTTTSLPSSPTSLTSTSTPYQYLLTLLSALSHLHLHPIPLPPYPPLRPLSPPPPPHTSTSLPFSPTSLTSTSTPYHYLLTLLSDLSHLHLHPIPLPPYPPLRPLSPPPPPHTTTSLPSSPTSLTSTSTPYHYLLTLLSDLSHLHLHPIPLPPYPPLRPLSPPPPPHTTTSLPSSPTSLTSTSTPYHYLLTLLSDLSHLHPIPVPPYPPLCPLSPPPPPLPLPPYPHLLPLSPLVLPLFSPPFPASPSFPSVPSSHTLSSLSPLLSPPYLLLSSLYLLSSLFPASSSPSSHTSLLPISSPLSISSPLFSLPPPLLPLTPLSSLSPLLSFPCLLLSSLYLLLSFLSHLSPPYLLSSLFPASSSPPSISSSPSSHTSLLPISSPLFSLPPPLLPLSPPLLPLTPLSSLSPLLSFSCLLLSSLYLFLSFL, encoded by the exons ATGGTGACCTGTGGAACTCTGGTGAAGATCTGGACATTAGCCGTCGTCatagcagcactgggctgtactGGGACAG ATGGAGAAAAGCTGGTGTCGTGCTGTAAGACAGTGTCTAGGACAGAGATGACCGATCCCATCACAGGCTACTGGATTCAGAACTATAACGCTCCTTGTGTACGGGCCGTCAT CTTTGAGACGGAGAAGGGTCTGTTCTGTAGTTACCATAAACAACCCTGGGTACGCCGCAAGATTCAGCAGTTTGA AATGGCCCGTCTGAGCTCAacatttctctcgctctcctttccgacctctctcacctccacctccacccctaccactacctccttaccctcctctccgacctctctcacctccacctccaccccataCCAGTACCTCCTTACCCTCCTCTCCGCCCtctctcacctccacctccaccccataCCACTACCTCCTTACCCTCCTCTCcgacctctctcacctccacctccaccccataCCAGTACCTCCTTACCCTTCTCTCcgacctctctcacctccacctccaccccataCCACTACCTCCTTACCCTCCTCTCcgacctctctcacctccacctccaccccataCCACTACCTCCTTACCCTCCTCTCcgacctctctcacctccacctccaccccataCCACTACCTCCTTACCCTCCTCTCcgacctctctcacctccacctccaccccataCCACTACCTCCTTACCCTCCTCTCcgacctctctcacctccacctccaccccataCCACTACCTCCTTACCCTCCTCTCcgacctctctcacctccacctccaccccataCCACTACCTCCTTACCCTCCTCTCcgacctctctcacctccacctccaccccataCCACTACCTCCTTACCCTTCTCTCcgacctctctcacctccaccCCATACCAGTACCTCCTTaccctcctctctgccctctctcacctccacctccacccctaccactACCTCCTtacccccatctcctccctctctcacctcttgtcctccctctgttttctcctcctTTCCCTGCTTCCCCCTCTTTTCCATCCGTACCttcctctcacactctctcctccctatctcctctcctctctcctccctatctcctcctctcctccctctatctcctctcctctcttttccctgcctcctcctctccttcctctcacacctctctcctccctatctcctctcctctctctatctcctctcctctcttttccctgcctcctcctctccttcctctcacacctctctcctccctatctcctctcctctcttttccctgcctcctcctctcctccctctatctcctcctctccttcctctcacacctctctcctccctatctcctctcctctcttttccctgcctcctcctctcctccctctatctcctcctctccttcctctcacacctctctcctccctatctcctctcctctcttttccctgcctcctcctctcctccctctatctcctcctctccttcctctcacacctctctcctccctatctcctctcctctctttttcctgcctcctcctctcctccctctatctcttcctctccttcctctaa